The Phormidium yuhuli AB48 DNA window TAGAGGTTAGCAACAGAGGGAACAATCTCCCAGACCTGTATTTTGCCATGTTCCCAGACCTGAGAACATTCTAAACAAGGACAACCAGATGGGCGATCGCTTTGTATCCTAGAGGAATGATGCCATTTTTTGATAATAAACCGATGACAATACAATCACAATTTTCTCAACGCTCTGGGGGCGATCGCACCTTCGGAGGGATTCGGGTTGGGGTTTTGGCCCTGCTAGGGGCGATCGCCCTTTGGCTCTGTCCCTCCCCAGCCCTAGCGGTGAGCGTCTATAATATGCCTTTCGTCTCCCCCGGGGAAGATACCTGGATTCTCGATGAAGGGAACAGCATCAGCCGCATTAATGAACTCCAAATTGGCAAGGCCCTGGAAGAACTCCGCGCCCAAACGGGGGCCGAGGTGCGTTTTGTGACGGTTCGCCACATTGACTATGGGGAAACCATCCAGAGTTTCACCGATAAACTCTTTGAGAAATGGTTTCCCAATCCCGAGGAGCAAGCCAATCAGGTGCTCATCTCCCTAGATGTGGTCACCAATAACGCCGGAATCCGCGTCGGTGAGGGACTTTCCGACAAACTCACCCCAGACATTGCCGAGAGTGTCGCTCAGGAGACGGTTCTCTATCCTCTAATTGAGGGGGATAAGTATAACGAAGCCTTCATCGACGCGAAAGACCGTTTGGTGGCGGTTCTCTCGGGCCAAGGAGATCCGGGCGCACCGGAATTGAAGGTGAAAGAGGTACAAGTTGAAGGAACTTTTGCCACCGCTGAAGAAACTGCCGAAAAACGGAGTGATGCCACCACCTTTGTGATTGTGCTGTTGATTGCAGCAACAGTCATTCCCATGGTGACCTACTATGCTCTCTATTCCTAACCTATCTTGAGTTCTTTCTGTGCATCTTGGGGTCGTACTGAGATACAGTTTGCCCTCAGATGCACATTTTTAAAGAAATAGGGAGCGCTTTATAGGATTGATTTAACCCCTGGGTCAGCCTTAACTTATCGACCGAACATGAAGTCAATAAAATCAATCTATTATAACAAGAAATGGTTTACTATTTCCAGCTCCATCGTCCTGTTCTTTAACCTATGCTTGTTAACGGCTCTCTATGTTGCCAGCGAACAAACCTATTATTGGTCAGATTTTGTAAACTATCAGTATTTTACAGAATATATTTTTGAGATTTATCAGGATTCACGGCTAGATGCTTTAAACTTAATCCTGAATTCACGAGATACAACCTCTTATAACCTTTTATTTACGGTTCCTTTATTGCCGGTGTTTGATATCTTTGGCTTGTCTCGATTCACCTATATTTTAAGCCTAGTCCTTTTCTACTTACTCCCGTTTGCCTTAAGCCTGGGAGCCGTGGCTACACAAATCATAAACGCTCCAGCACGTCAGGTTTTCTGGGGAACTGTCTTCCTGAGTTTACTCAGTCCATTTACCCTCGCAACCAGTTTTAGAGGTTTGCCCGATACCGGAGGAATGACCCTAATTTGTCTGGCCGTCTTTTTATATCTCCAGAGCCATCGAGCCAGTGCCAAAGTTCGTTTTCCCACTATCATCACCTTAATCGGGGTGGGACTTCTCTTAGCTGGGGCGATCGCCTTTCGTCGTCATTTTGCCTATAGCGTGGTGGCATTTCTAGGAGCGATGTTGATTTGGGAAGTCATGAGCTTTTGGAAATGGGGACTTGGGGCGATTATAGCGACCGTTTTACGAGTAACCACCATTGCCTTGTCCATCTTCCTGGCCTTGGCGATCGCCATGCCCAACTTCTTACAAGATAGCCTCAACCGGGATTATCGCAGTCTTTATCTATCGTTCACCCATCCCATTGGCGACGTCTTAAATTACTACGGCAATGGAGCGGGATGGTTACTGTGGGGGTTAGCCATTCTGGGCTGGTTGAGTATTCAAGACTCAAAACGGGGCGCATTTCCCTTCCTCTTGGGTCTTTGGGAAATCGGCTTATGGCTGGGAATCGTTCGCTATACCCATGTTCACTATACCCTCCATTTTGCCCCCTTCCTCGTCTGGGGCATCGCCGCCTTAATCTGGGAAACCCGCCGAGTTGGGGTCTTAGTTTGGATTTTAGTGGGTTTCAATGCGATCGTTGGCTTAACCCCCTTATCCTTACCCCAAGTTCCCGGGTTAGCCCAAGGATATCCGCCCTTAGTTCGAGACGATATTGCCCAAGTAGATCTCTTAGTCGCCGCCTTACGAGATATGCCGCAACCGGTGTATGTCGCTGCCTCCTCGGAACACCTCAACCCCGACTTAATCCGGAGTGCCGAACGACAAATTTACGGAGACGACCTCAAACTCGCTGTATTACGAGTTCCCCAAGTAGACTCGAGTGATGAGTATCCTCTGCGAGCCTTATTGCAGGCCCAAACCGTGGTGGTTCCCGATTCCTTTCAACATAGTTTACGCCCCGATGAACAAACCGTGGTGCGTGTCGTCTCTGATGCCTTTAATCAGGAATGGACGCTGATTCAGGACTTTTTGCGCTTGAACCGTCGCTTTAGTCTCTCCGATGTTGAAGTTCGACTCTATCGGCGCGTTCGAGATACCGATTTAGCAACTGCCATTGCCACCTTAGCCAAAATGCAGGCCGCGATCGCCCCCCGCTATGAGGGCCACCGGCAATGGGTGTCCATTCCCCCCCGGGCCCAAATCCAGAAAAGCCAGGACAGCCATGAAATATCGGGGGAAACGCCCCTATCCCTGTTATATCTACCCCCCCTGGAGGAAACTGGTACCCTAGAGGGGGAACTGGACTCAACCTGTCAGCAAGGACAACTGCAACTAACCCTTCACATAACCCTTCACAATCCAGCCGGAGACGCCGTACAACAGCAAGAGTTTCCCTTAACCAACGGTTCCTTTAACCATCCCCTCCCCCCCATAGACTCCCCCGGCTATATCAGTCTCTCCCTCACCAGTGATTCCCCCTGTTCCCTGAACCTAACCCTGAAAAATTGAGTACAATCAGCGAAATTCCCAGAGTTAGTCGGACATCTCTGAGGCGATCGTTTAAAATAGCGAGCAATTTGGGCCAGTTCAGGGTGATACAGCTATGGGGTATAACGTTCGCATCGCAGATATGCCAGCCACAGAACGCCCTCGGGAACGGATGGTGGCCTGTGGGGCCAATCACCTAGCCACAGCCGAACTGTTGGCAATTTTGCTCGGAACCGGCAATCGCGGTGAGAATCTCTCAGCCGTTGGCTTAGGGCAGAAAATTCTCCGTCAATTGGGCGATCGCAATCCAGACCCCCTAGAAGTCCTACGCACCGTCTCCCCCCAGGAGTTAATGCAGATTCCCGGAATTGGCCTAGCCAAAGCCACCGCCATTGTGGCAGCCATCGAGTTAGGGAAACGAGCCTTTCAAACGCGCCCAGCAGAACGTCAGGTCATCGAAGACCCCGCCACCGCCACCGCCTACCTCAGCCATGACCTGATGTGGCAGGAAGCCGAACGCTTTGCCATCCTCCTCCTCGATGTCCGCAATCGCGTCTTAGGAAGCCAAGTCCTAACCATCGGCACCGCCACCGAAACCCTGGCCCACCCGCCCGACATCTTCCGCGAAGTGATTCGTCAAGGGGCCAACCGGGCGATCGTGGCTCACAACCACCCCACCGGCAATGTCAGCCCCAGTCAACAAGACCTCGATTTAACCCGCCGCCTCCTGCAAATCGGTCAAATCCTCTCCATCCCCATCCTCGACCATTTAATCCTCGGTCACGGTAACTACGCCAGTCTCCGTAAGCAAACCCAACTCTGGCAGGAGTTTCCTCAGGAGTAGAGGGAACAGGGAACAGGGGGGAGAGGCAAGAGGCAATAGGCAAGAGGCAATAGGGGGATTTTCTCTCTTCTTCCTCCTCCTCTTGCTCCGTGCCCTCTGTGACTCTGTGGTAAACTTCTTGCCAAATGTGAAAAACTAGGTTAGGATGGAAATCTATGGGCGATTAGCACAGTGGTAGCGCACTTCCTTCACACGGAAGGGGTCACTGGTTCGAATCCAGTATCGCCCATTTATATTTTTAAACCAACAATAGAATCACGGCCGAGATCTGACTATCATAGGGTAATAGTTTCGTTTACCCTTACTTATTTCAGTTTAGGAGTTTTGTATACTGATGACTCAAGCAACTCAAGCTCCGCAACGGGGTATTCAGATGACCGAAACTGCACTCAAGCAGGTGATGGCGTTGCGTGAACAGCAGGGAGAAGACCTGTTTTTACGAGTTGGCGTTCGTCAGGGCGGTTGTTCTGGGATGTCCTACACCATGGACTTTGAGGACGGGAGCAACGTCCGTGAGGATGACGAGGTCTATGATTATGACGGGTTTCAGGTGGTGTGCGATCGCAAGAGCCTGTTATACCTCTATGGCTTAGTTCTCGACTACAACACCGCCTTAATCGGTGGCGGTTTCACCTTCACCAACCCTAACGCCACTCAAACCTGTGGCTGTGGGAGTTCCTTCTCCGCCTAGTTTCCCAATAGGAGGGAGACTGTTGTCAATTTCCCGTATCTTAGGAGGGGGCGTTTTGATGAACGTCCCTCTTTTTATGGCGGGATCTCCCGTCTGCTATCCTTAACTCCCAATCCTTCGGAGTCTGATTTTTTATGAATAGCCCCCTCGAAACAGAATTTGAACAGGCCATCGCTCGCTACCAGAATGGGGACGCTGTCGAGGATCTCATCCCTGTCTTCAAAGATATCTGCGATCGCGCTCCCAAGAATAGCGCCGCCTGGACTTGCTTATCCTGGCTTTACCTCCTCGGCGATCGCCCAAAGTCTGCCCATAAAGCCGCCCATACAGCCGTCAAACTCACCCCCCAAGATCCTCAAGCCCAGGTTAACCTCGCCCTGGCTATGTTGGATATCGGCAAACCGGGGGTGCGAACCCACATTGAACGCGCTCTTGAGGTGATGGCTTACTCCGATGAACTCCGGGAGGAGTTAGAGCGCAATTGTCAAGACGGCTTAACCCGCAAACCCGATTGGCAAAACCTCAAACGAGTGCAAAACTGGCTCTTTGCTTAGAACTATCTGAGAACTGTAACGCTATGTTAAGAGAAACCTGGGGAAACTTAAACATGAGTTAACAGGGTCTAGAGACAATTGGGGGGGCGATCGGCTGCAAATTTCAGCCATTGCCAGCCCCATAGTCTACCTTGAAACCCCCATCAGACCTTGGTTTCTTCGTATACGAGCAGGTGATATTCCGCCGGGCACTGTAACACATATTTCACAATTCCTTAAATTACTTTATAAAAAAACCAAAAAGATAGTGATAAGATTATGTGAAGTCAGACATTAACTATTCCACTCACATTGAGTTCAGAACTTTAAAGGAGAAACATCACATGAGTAATAATACCAAAAACGTTTCCATTAAACCAGAAACTCGCAATCACCAAGGGTTCTTCGTGCGTGACGGCGAATATCAGTTCATGGGTGTGGACGAGTCCGGTTGGGCGCTCATCTGCTTTGATGACGTAAGCTGCCACTATGTTGATCCCGACAATCTAGAGTCTGTTGAAGACCTGGTGGACTAAACTCTATCTGTCTTCGATTCTGGATGATCCACAGTCCTAAACAAACAACTTTAACTAAAGCCCCTAGGCAACACCCAGCAGAGGTGTTGCCTTTTTCATATATCCCGTCGCTGACTATTAAGCTAGAACATTCTCCAGGGCGGGTTTTACCGTAGGAAACTGATAATCAAATCCCGCAGCCAGGGTTTGTTTCGGCAAAACCTGTTGACCATCCAAAACCACCATCGCCCCCTCCCCGAGCAGTAACTCCAAGGCAAATTCAGGAACCGGCAACCAAGAAGGACGGGATATCACCTCACCCAACACCTGACAGAGGGTTTGCATCCGCACCGGATTGGGAGCCGTAGCATTGTAGACCCCAGACAACGCAGAATTCTCAAGGGCCTCAACGATTAAACGCACCACATCCTGACGGTGAATCCAGGACACCCATTGTTTTCCAGAACCAATTGGGCCCCCTGCAAACAACTGAAAGGGCGTTAACATTTTCCCCAAAGCTCCCCCATCAGGACCGAGGACAATCCCCAAGCGGGCAATCACCAGGCGAGTTCCTGTCTCCGTCACCCCCTGAGCCGCAGCCTCCCAAGCTTGACACACCTGAGCGAGATAATCATCACCCGAGGCACTGGTTTCATCAAAAGTCTCCGTCTCGCTGGTTCCGTAATAGCCGACCGCTGAAGCATTGACCAAGACCTGGGGCCGTTCAGGAGCAGCGGCGATCGCCTCCACCAATTTCTCAGTCGTGAGGGTGCGACTTTCCAGAATCTCCCGTTTATAGTCAGCCGTCCAGCGATGATCCGCAATCGGCGCACCGGCTAAATTCACCACCCCCGTACAGCCAGAAATTGCCTCCTGCCATGGCCCAGACTCACGGGGACTATAGGCAACCACCTCCAAATTGGGAAACACCGACTCAGGAAATAGCCGTCTTGCCCCTTGGGGGTTACGGGTTAACGCGAGCACAGCCGAGTCAGTCTTAGATAAATGTTCCACTAACGCTCGCCCCACAAAGCCCGTTGCACCGGTAATTGCCACTTTCATCATTAAAGCCAGAGTTGGAGATTTTCCCCTTCATACTATCAATGGGGGGATTTCCATGTAAGATTTGTGTAACAACAGGGCCCCTTGAGGGTGTCCAGCTTTCGCTTTGGCATCTGCCATTGAGTTCCCCCGTGGAAGAACGACTACAAAAACTTTTATCGCATTGGGGCATCGCCTCCCGACGCCGTGCCGAGGAGTTAATTCGTCAAGGACGAGTCAGTCTCAACGGTTCAACGGCTGAATTGGGGGCGAAAGCTCATCCTGGACGCGATCGCATCCTCGTTGATGGTCGCATCGTTAATCCGGAAGAAGAGCCGCAACGACTGTATATCCTCCTCAACAAGCCGGCCGGTGTGGTCAGTACCTGTCGCGATACTCATGGGCGGCCCACAGTCCTAAATCTTCTACCGCCCCAAATGGTGCAAGGACAGGGACTTCACCCCGTTGGCCGTCTTGACGTTGACTCCACCGGAGCCTTATTGCTGACAAATGATGGGGACCTCACTTATGCTTTAACTCATCCCCGCTATCATGTACCCAAGACCTATCAGGTTTGGGTT harbors:
- the psb32 gene encoding photosystem II repair protein Psb32; amino-acid sequence: MTIQSQFSQRSGGDRTFGGIRVGVLALLGAIALWLCPSPALAVSVYNMPFVSPGEDTWILDEGNSISRINELQIGKALEELRAQTGAEVRFVTVRHIDYGETIQSFTDKLFEKWFPNPEEQANQVLISLDVVTNNAGIRVGEGLSDKLTPDIAESVAQETVLYPLIEGDKYNEAFIDAKDRLVAVLSGQGDPGAPELKVKEVQVEGTFATAEETAEKRSDATTFVIVLLIAATVIPMVTYYALYS
- the radC gene encoding RadC family protein, whose amino-acid sequence is MGYNVRIADMPATERPRERMVACGANHLATAELLAILLGTGNRGENLSAVGLGQKILRQLGDRNPDPLEVLRTVSPQELMQIPGIGLAKATAIVAAIELGKRAFQTRPAERQVIEDPATATAYLSHDLMWQEAERFAILLLDVRNRVLGSQVLTIGTATETLAHPPDIFREVIRQGANRAIVAHNHPTGNVSPSQQDLDLTRRLLQIGQILSIPILDHLILGHGNYASLRKQTQLWQEFPQE
- a CDS encoding HesB/IscA family protein, which codes for MTQATQAPQRGIQMTETALKQVMALREQQGEDLFLRVGVRQGGCSGMSYTMDFEDGSNVREDDEVYDYDGFQVVCDRKSLLYLYGLVLDYNTALIGGGFTFTNPNATQTCGCGSSFSA
- a CDS encoding tetratricopeptide repeat protein, producing the protein MNSPLETEFEQAIARYQNGDAVEDLIPVFKDICDRAPKNSAAWTCLSWLYLLGDRPKSAHKAAHTAVKLTPQDPQAQVNLALAMLDIGKPGVRTHIERALEVMAYSDELREELERNCQDGLTRKPDWQNLKRVQNWLFA
- the thyD gene encoding thylakoid membrane protein ThyD → MKVAITGATGFVGRALVEHLSKTDSAVLALTRNPQGARRLFPESVFPNLEVVAYSPRESGPWQEAISGCTGVVNLAGAPIADHRWTADYKREILESRTLTTEKLVEAIAAAPERPQVLVNASAVGYYGTSETETFDETSASGDDYLAQVCQAWEAAAQGVTETGTRLVIARLGIVLGPDGGALGKMLTPFQLFAGGPIGSGKQWVSWIHRQDVVRLIVEALENSALSGVYNATAPNPVRMQTLCQVLGEVISRPSWLPVPEFALELLLGEGAMVVLDGQQVLPKQTLAAGFDYQFPTVKPALENVLA
- a CDS encoding pseudouridine synthase, whose product is MEERLQKLLSHWGIASRRRAEELIRQGRVSLNGSTAELGAKAHPGRDRILVDGRIVNPEEEPQRLYILLNKPAGVVSTCRDTHGRPTVLNLLPPQMVQGQGLHPVGRLDVDSTGALLLTNDGDLTYALTHPRYHVPKTYQVWVQGSPSEATLQQWRDGVILDQRKTLPARVKVIRRDGHRQTQLEVVLTEGRNRQIRRIADQLGYPVTGLHRAKIASVELNNSPETVLPPGCHRCLTESEINALQLWQTQLTLKSVGVRSKLKEHSG